From the genome of Triticum aestivum cultivar Chinese Spring chromosome 3B, IWGSC CS RefSeq v2.1, whole genome shotgun sequence, one region includes:
- the LOC123070264 gene encoding V-type proton ATPase subunit E, translated as MNDTDVSKQIQQMVRFIRQEAEEKAGEISVSAEEEFNIEKLQLVEAEKKKIRQEYERKEKQVDVRKKIEYSMQLNASRIKVLQAQDDLVNKMKEDAMKELLNISSNHHEYKNLLKELVVQGLLRLKEPAVLLRCRKEDHHNVESVLHSAKNEYASKADVHEPEILVDHSVYLPPSPSHGDEHGQICHGGVVLASRDGKIVFENTVDARLEVVFRKKLPEIRKLLVAA; from the exons aTGAACGACACCGATGTCTCCAAGCAGATCCAGCAGATGGTGCGGTTCATCCGccaggaggccgaggagaaggctggcGAGATCTCCGTCTCCGCTGAGGAG GAATTCAACATTGAGAAGCTGCAACTTGTTGAAGCTGAGAAAAAGAAGATCAGGCAAGAATATGAGCGGAAAGAGAAGCAGGTTGATGTTCGGAAGAAAAT TGAGTACTCTATGCAGCTGAATGCTTCTCGCATCAAAGTGCTTCAGGCCCAGGATGACCTGGTTAATAAAATGAAAGAGGATGCAATGAAGGAACTCCTGAATATCAGCAGCAACCACCATGAATACAAGAATCTGTTAAAAGAACTCGTTGTTCAG GGCCTGCTTCGGTTGAAAGAGCCAGCTGTACTGCTCCGCTGCCGCAAAGAAGATCACCATAATGTGGAATCTGTACTGCATTCAGCAAAGAATGAGTATGCATCAAAAGCAGATGTCCATGAGCCCGAGATACTAGTTGACCACAGTGTCTACCTGCCACCTTCTCCGAGCCATGGCGATGAGCACGGCCAGATTTG CCATGGAGGTGTTGTGCTGGCTTCTCGAGATGGAAAGATTGTGTTTGAGAATACAGTTGATGCAAGGCTTGAAGTTGTTTTCCGCAAGAAATTGCCAGAG ATCCGGAAGCTTCTTGTTGCGGCATAA